The Ananas comosus cultivar F153 linkage group 22, ASM154086v1, whole genome shotgun sequence genome segment CAATGCttaatatcatttttttctatttcaggAGAAGGGCTTGAAGGTGGATGAAGTACGAAAGACTTTTCTGGATTGTTGTTCTTTAGCTTACAGTCTCTGAATAATTTATTGGAACATACTgaggttttttcttttatcattgTTTCGAGCAGGACACTACCGGTAAGCAGAAAGATACTGCTGTGGATGATGAGCCAGAATCTCACAGGGGAACACTAAGGATTAGGGAAGATGATCAAGTGGCATCTCCTTCGGCATTTGCTGACGAGACTCCACTTAAAAGGCCAAAACTAGAAGTAGATGAAGTGCCTGAATCACAAACTGGGCAGGTATCTTcacttatttttcaaatttatggTGTGGTAAGCTTTGAAATAACCAATCGCTACTATCGTATTGCCCGTCACTTCCAAGCTCTAGACTTTTTAATAGATCCAAGATAACTTTGAACTAAAGGGGTGGAGGGTTCTTTTGGGATGGAATTGGTTGCATTTGAACTCAGTACTGTATTGCTCTAATAGATGATATGATGTGAGACAACCaatatttcaataaatttaaagctggtagagaatagtattgataatttgatattttacacTCAACAGTAGCTTCTGTTCATTGGAGCAGGACAAGGACAGTAAGAAGAAAGACACTGCAGTAGATGATGAGCCAGAACTTTATAGAACAAGAGCAAAGATCAGGGAAGAGGATGAACAGGCTTCGCCTTCACAGCATACTCCGAGGGCATTTGATGAGTCCATGCTTGGAACATCAACTTCGGAGGCGAATGAATTGCCCAAAGTGCACATTCAACAGAAAGAAACGGAGCTGAATTCATCTCGAAAGAATAGTAAAGGAAAAACCTTGGAGGCCCCACCATCTGAACCTTTCAGAGAACAAGCAACTGGGAGCATTTCACGTCAACATGTAAGTAGAACTGACGGAAGAAAGGAAACCCAAAATGAAGTAAGTCGTAGAGAAACCAGAGCATCATCCCGTGCACGCCAAAGTGGTGCTTTACAAGCTCAGTCCAGTTCACTCGTGGTGTACCAAAAAGAGAACAGTTCAGCGAATGGTACATTGGAAACTGCTGTCTGTTTGAAAGAGCCTAAAGTTGAACCAGGCACCATGAATTTGCAAAAGAACGATGCAGTTGTTCAACACTCTGCTTTGGCTGGCCCCATTGATGAGCCACTTGAAAACAACTCTTCTAAACTTGAGTCACCTCTTGCTGTGTTGTGCCCTGTTGAGGAAAGAGGTACGAATCCAACTTTACATTTGGTAGAAGAAATGATTCTGggatatttctatatatttttctattgatCGGTTTTGAATTGAATACACTAAGAAAGATCTGAATGCCTTTTCTGTTGTGAGATCACTTTACTATTGTATGTTTTGAATTGAAGTTTTGTTTAATTGGGTTTCTTTTCTAAGCATAGTTAGCGCGAAATTGCTTCTCTATTGATTGCTTTGAATTAATTTGGTAGGCAAGCGAAATAGCTTCTCTATTGATTGCTTTGAATTAATGTGGTAGGCAAGACCTCATTCTTATTGGACGGAGAAGAGAGGTTTGAAATACAATTGCCAATGTAAGTAAGTGTTAAACCTGTCTAAGCCAACAATTCCACCTAAAAGAATATCATAATGATCATGTATGTGTGTCCTATCAGTAAGGAGTCTTTTTGGgtactcctttttttctttgtgtgtAAGTGTGTGCCTGTTGGGGTTAATCCCTGTTATTGGTTAATTATGAACTTTTTGACAAGTTTAAATGATGCATgaggaagaaaagataaaataatgaTATGGGAATGATGCAAATCCTAAGGGATGAAGCATTCTGTATAAAAGCatggattttaaatttaaaaaacaacTATTTAATATCTCTAGCACCAGAACATCTTTGTGGTTTGGATCAGATGGATGCCGCATCTACACTTACCGACAGTATTTTTGCCCATTATTTTACTCACTGTCACTATTTTCATGTGCATCAATTGCTACAATTGATTCTACTAACTGGCTTGCCTTTTTTCTAGTTGTTCAAGGTCAAGGAAGCGAAGATGGTTCTTTGAGGAGCATTCCTACTCTGCTGACAAATGTTACAGAAAATGATTCCAAACAGCATGAAGACAGGGCTCATGTGGAAGAATATATTATCGCACAATCCAAGAATGGGGCCAGAGATGGTATTGTAAATGTGCAGGAGACATCTTCTAGTATCGATATAGCTTCCTCTGCCGCAGGAGAGGTCAAACTATCTCTAACGTGTAACACTGATTCTTCTAATTTTCATATGCCAAGTTTAGACACAATATATAAGATGGTAGAAGATCGATGCCTCAGATCGTACAAGTTTCTTCCACCGAACTTTTCTCTTCGCCACCTGATGAATGAAATTTGCGAGTGTGTTCTAGACCTTGGCACTGAACCCTCTTCAATTAATCACGGCAGTTATGTTAAGATAAATCCCACAATTGAGTCTCTGAAAAGACCTGGTTTGCAGAATGTTAATCTGCATCCTTCAAGTGGTTTGCCAAATGTGGCGGTGCCAAATAATGGTGCTTACTTAAATGAGAATGCCTGTGGGAATGATAAAACTGGAAGGGCCAAGAAAGCAATGCAATCTGCAGTTGGAGGAGTTTCAAACAATATGCCAGAATGCTCAATGGCCCTCTGGCAATCGAATCTTGCGCTCTGTGATGTGAGGCCCACTCATGATATTAATGACATATCCAAAGGGGAAGAGAGAGTAAGAATTTCGGTGGTTAATGAGATCAGCTCTGAAAAGTATCCACCTTCTTTTAGCTATATACCGCAAAATGTTGTTTTCCAAAATGCTCATGTCGATTTTGCTCTTGCTCGGATCGGTGATGAGGATTACTGTTCTGATTGCTTTGGTGATTGCCTGTCTGCTCCCGTGTCATGTCCCTGTGCACGAGAAACAGGAGGAGAATATGCTTATACATATGATGGTTTGGTTAAGAAGCAGTTTCTTGATGAATGTATATCTATGAACCGCAACCCAGAAAAGCATCATCATTTCTATTGCAAAGATTGTCCACTAGAGAGGCCTAAGAATGAGGCTAATAAGCGTGGTGCTTGTAAGGGGCATCTAGTTCGGAGATTTGTAAAAGAATGTTGGAGTAAGTGCGGCTGTAACAAGCAGTGTGGAAATCGTGTGGTTCAACGAGGGATTACGTGGAATTTACAGGTTAATTTCGCACTAAATATTCGAATTGGTCTTTCTGTAAGGTTTTACTTTTCTTGTCCTTTCACATTTGGGTGGGTTTCTCTTTGGATGGGTATGTGGGAACATATTTTGAGTACCTACAGTTTCTTCATGAATGTGCCAAGGAGTTTAAGTGCCTACAATTTCTGCACAAGTGTGCCAAGGACTTTTTAAGTGCTAAAATCTAAATGGTGAGGGGTTTAAATGTGGTTTTTTGTATTTCACGGTGGCATAGTGATACTGGGTTCGTGAGGGTTTTTCTATAATCTAATCTTCTCAGCTACTGATGTTAACTTTTTATCATGTATCTTTTTTAAGGTTAATTGTTCAGTCATAGTGCAGCTACCTGGTTTTTGGTGTTTCAGGTGTTTTTCACAGCAGATGGGAAGGGTTGGGGACTGAGGACACTTGACGAATTGCCGAGAGGTGCTTTTGTTTGTGAGTATGTTGGCGAGGTACTGACAAACATCGAACTTTATGAGCGAACTGTGCAAAACACGGACAATGCTAGGCATACATACCCAGTGCTTCTGGATGCTGATTGGGGTTCAGAGAGTGTATTGAGAGATGAAGAAGCACTCTGTTTGGATGCAACATTTTATGGAAATGTTGCGAGGTTTATTAATCATAGGTATGCATTTTAACAATTATTCTTTCACATTTTGTGTGCTATTTGCCTAAATGCAATCCAAGTGCTCAATGATCAAAACTTGGGACGCATGATTCTGGTTGCTTCTTAGTCAGCTGAACGACCAAAAAGTCCTTCCAGTGAAGGACATCAAAAGAGAATTAGTGCTATTACGCCAGACACAAGTCAGCATTATTTCGTACTTTTCTTTGAAtttgtttgtgttttttttttaggtccTGGTTATTGAAAAGGCTTGCTTGGATTTAGTTGTCTTTATCTGTCATAGTTGTCGCTTCACAGAATTACCATATGGCGGCGGATTGCTTACTATTCTCTTGTGTAGGCATATAAAGTTTCTTCCAGCTGTGCATTAATTAGCTATGTGCTCTTTTTCTCTTGGTATGGAAGAAGACATAAAAAATTGATTGTCcggtggtttttttttctgattttgctAGATGCTATGATGCAAATCTGGTTGAGATTCCAGTTGAAATAGAGTCACCAGATCATCACTACTATCATGTACGTTATGAACCTCCTGACTTCaatctgtagttttattttcaaaatggcACTAATCTTATATTCTTGTGCTGCTGGTATTGAATATTTTGCAACTTTTTGTTACACGCAGCTTGCTTTTTTTACAACAAGAAAAATAGAAGCATTTGAAGAGCTAACTTGGGTAAGCTACATCATCCTTGATCCTGACTCTCCTTAATTGAAGAACAGTCATTTATACATTTGTAAGAATATGGCTAGATCCATTATTCTTTTAGAATTTAGTACTATTCTCTGAATGACAGATTACCCTATGTGCCTAATTCAGCGTTAGCATCCTGTTCTCTGAATGACAGAATTTAGTACTGTTTCACTGAAGGGTTAGATTCAGTGAAGTTTGCGAAAAGCTTTTCTGGCCTAAATCTTCTGAAGTTTTATTGTATCTGTATTTCTCCACTACAAAAGTGGATAAGAGATCCATAAACCTTAAATATTAGAAAACTAAGAAGTAATTTGGAGGCTGATATGTTGGGCTGGAGTGTATCTGGAAAATAGTTTTGCGCTAACATTTGGACTAAGCATTTTTGTAGCTTTCTGCATGACgaaattattttgtttgcaGGATTATGGGATTGATTTTGATGATCATGAACACCCAGTCAAGGCATTTCGATGCCGATGCAGAAGCAGATTGTGCCGAGACCAGAAACGCTCAAGTATGCAGTTCTTGCTCCCTTAATCCTTTTTGTTGTGAAATTCTTTAGACCACGAACTAACAAGCTTTGCTTGAGCTGCCCTTCCTCCAATATAGTTTTCATCCGTGCCCTCCTAAACTATACCTGCATTTGTTATGTcagaaagcaaaagaaaagcatcTGCTTCGAAGTGAACGGAGAGTTCATTGCTAAAAAGAGTTTTGGGGGCCTCTTATGTGGGAATTTTGGCAAGATGGATGGATCTTATTAACGAAGGTACCTTCTTATGTTTGCTGATTCTttgctctctttctttctcgaTCTTTGTTTCTCAGCAAGGTGGCTCACTGCTTTTAGATGTTGTCAACTTAAACAGGTCCTTGGTGGAAGTTTTGTGGGTAACTATGGTGCTTATTGTTGGGAAGTTGTAAAATATGGGTTTTGTCTAGAAGCATCGTAACACTGCACCTGAGTTCTAAGATCGTTGATAAATAGAAAATTGTCTGATTGTGTTGAAAGAGCGGTGCCTGAACTTACGGGTGCAGTTGCTAGGCCTAAGACCATATAACTCCGGCGTTTGTATATGCTTCGGATGTTAGGAATGTAAACTGTTGAAACTGAAGGTTTATTCTGCTGCAGGGATATTCCTTTTCAATGTTTATGTGTGTTAGCAGCTTTAAGATCAGTTGCCGAAAGCTTTTGATTTCAAGGAGAACTTTTCAAAATTGGTTATTTTTGTCTTCTTTCTGTAACATTTTGGAGATGATTTGTTGCTGCAGAGACCCCAGTGGCTGCTAATAAGCCtgaagaaattttatttcttctcGAGCCGATACTTGTCACAGCCTGATAGTGATCGTGATTCGCATCTGAATAACAGGTCCTTGGCCCAGGCTTCCCAAATGACATGGGTTAGTTCGTTTGTTCGTTTTTATTCCACCCAACCTTCTCTGGGCCAGCCGTGAGCCGTTTCTGGGCCTAAGAGAGGTATATCCAAGACTGGTCAATTTTCTCTCAACTGAGCTCA includes the following:
- the LOC109727569 gene encoding probable inactive histone-lysine N-methyltransferase SUVR2 isoform X3, with translation MVSNTERARAALNAMKALGFPKKVATPVLKNLLMLYGGKWELIEDENYRALADAVLDMQEKGLKVDEDTTGKQKDTAVDDEPESHRGTLRIREDDQVASPSAFADETPLKRPKLEVDEVPESQTGQDKDSKKKDTAVDDEPELYRTRAKIREEDEQASPSQHTPRAFDESMLGTSTSEANELPKVHIQQKETELNSSRKNSKGKTLEAPPSEPFREQATGSISRQHVSRTDGRKETQNEVSRRETRASSRARQSGALQAQSSSLVVYQKENSSANGTLETAVCLKEPKVEPGTMNLQKNDAVVQHSALAGPIDEPLENNSSKLESPLAVLCPVEERVVQGQGSEDGSLRSIPTLLTNVTENDSKQHEDRAHVEEYIIAQSKNGARDGIVNVQETSSSIDIASSAAGEVKLSLTCNTDSSNFHMPSLDTIYKMVEDRCLRSYKFLPPNFSLRHLMNEICECVLDLGTEPSSINHGSYVKINPTIESLKRPGLQNVNLHPSSGLPNVAVPNNGAYLNENACGNDKTGRAKKAMQSAVGGVSNNMPECSMALWQSNLALCDVRPTHDINDISKGEERVRISVVNEISSEKYPPSFSYIPQNVVFQNAHVDFALARIGDEDYCSDCFGDCLSAPVSCPCARETGGEYAYTYDGLVKKQFLDECISMNRNPEKHHHFYCKDCPLERPKNEANKRGACKGHLVRRFVKECWSKCGCNKQCGNRVVQRGITWNLQVFFTADGKGWGLRTLDELPRGAFVCEYVGEVLTNIELYERTVQNTDNARHTYPVLLDADWGSESVLRDEEALCLDATFYGNVARFINHRSWLLKRLAWI
- the LOC109727569 gene encoding probable inactive histone-lysine N-methyltransferase SUVR2 isoform X1, with amino-acid sequence MVSNTERARAALNAMKALGFPKKVATPVLKNLLMLYGGKWELIEDENYRALADAVLDMQEKGLKVDEDTTGKQKDTAVDDEPESHRGTLRIREDDQVASPSAFADETPLKRPKLEVDEVPESQTGQDKDSKKKDTAVDDEPELYRTRAKIREEDEQASPSQHTPRAFDESMLGTSTSEANELPKVHIQQKETELNSSRKNSKGKTLEAPPSEPFREQATGSISRQHVSRTDGRKETQNEVSRRETRASSRARQSGALQAQSSSLVVYQKENSSANGTLETAVCLKEPKVEPGTMNLQKNDAVVQHSALAGPIDEPLENNSSKLESPLAVLCPVEERVVQGQGSEDGSLRSIPTLLTNVTENDSKQHEDRAHVEEYIIAQSKNGARDGIVNVQETSSSIDIASSAAGEVKLSLTCNTDSSNFHMPSLDTIYKMVEDRCLRSYKFLPPNFSLRHLMNEICECVLDLGTEPSSINHGSYVKINPTIESLKRPGLQNVNLHPSSGLPNVAVPNNGAYLNENACGNDKTGRAKKAMQSAVGGVSNNMPECSMALWQSNLALCDVRPTHDINDISKGEERVRISVVNEISSEKYPPSFSYIPQNVVFQNAHVDFALARIGDEDYCSDCFGDCLSAPVSCPCARETGGEYAYTYDGLVKKQFLDECISMNRNPEKHHHFYCKDCPLERPKNEANKRGACKGHLVRRFVKECWSKCGCNKQCGNRVVQRGITWNLQVFFTADGKGWGLRTLDELPRGAFVCEYVGEVLTNIELYERTVQNTDNARHTYPVLLDADWGSESVLRDEEALCLDATFYGNVARFINHRCYDANLVEIPVEIESPDHHYYHLAFFTTRKIEAFEELTWDYGIDFDDHEHPVKAFRCRCRSRLCRDQKRSKSKRKASASK
- the LOC109727569 gene encoding probable inactive histone-lysine N-methyltransferase SUVR2 isoform X2, which translates into the protein MVSNTERARAALNAMKALGFPKKVATPVLKNLLMLYGGKWELIEDENYRALADAVLDMQEKGLKDTTGKQKDTAVDDEPESHRGTLRIREDDQVASPSAFADETPLKRPKLEVDEVPESQTGQDKDSKKKDTAVDDEPELYRTRAKIREEDEQASPSQHTPRAFDESMLGTSTSEANELPKVHIQQKETELNSSRKNSKGKTLEAPPSEPFREQATGSISRQHVSRTDGRKETQNEVSRRETRASSRARQSGALQAQSSSLVVYQKENSSANGTLETAVCLKEPKVEPGTMNLQKNDAVVQHSALAGPIDEPLENNSSKLESPLAVLCPVEERVVQGQGSEDGSLRSIPTLLTNVTENDSKQHEDRAHVEEYIIAQSKNGARDGIVNVQETSSSIDIASSAAGEVKLSLTCNTDSSNFHMPSLDTIYKMVEDRCLRSYKFLPPNFSLRHLMNEICECVLDLGTEPSSINHGSYVKINPTIESLKRPGLQNVNLHPSSGLPNVAVPNNGAYLNENACGNDKTGRAKKAMQSAVGGVSNNMPECSMALWQSNLALCDVRPTHDINDISKGEERVRISVVNEISSEKYPPSFSYIPQNVVFQNAHVDFALARIGDEDYCSDCFGDCLSAPVSCPCARETGGEYAYTYDGLVKKQFLDECISMNRNPEKHHHFYCKDCPLERPKNEANKRGACKGHLVRRFVKECWSKCGCNKQCGNRVVQRGITWNLQVFFTADGKGWGLRTLDELPRGAFVCEYVGEVLTNIELYERTVQNTDNARHTYPVLLDADWGSESVLRDEEALCLDATFYGNVARFINHRCYDANLVEIPVEIESPDHHYYHLAFFTTRKIEAFEELTWDYGIDFDDHEHPVKAFRCRCRSRLCRDQKRSKSKRKASASK